The region TCACAGTGAGTACTCTGGACGTGGGATTTCAGTGTAGCAACATCAGCGAAGATCACACTACAGTGAATGCAGCTAAAGGGTAAAGAGAGAGGGCACCCAGAGCGGAATTAGTCCCAAAATTGATGTGCTTTTGTGGATACAGATTTGCATTTTAAAGTTGTAATCTATGACACTGTATTCATAATGTAAAATTTGTGACAGTGTTACGACTCTTCATTGCATTTACATTTGCAAGTTATCAGATTACTTTGATGACTTAATGGTTGACAATTTTATCAGTGGGTCAACAGGAAATTTATTTCAAATATGGCAACATTCCTCTTCCAAGTACAATCAATcacatgtgacttttttcatttaatcaaagaatctgataaattttcacactgcaaatttcttttacaaataataataattacaaaaacaaacatttttttgttaGTGGTGTCTCAGTAAGACATCACAAAGATGCTGCTTGTGATTACTCAAAAATATAATGGTTGTATAAACTAATTATGAAATGCAACTCCATTTTTCAACAAATTGCAGATGAGCACcttaaaaaaagcaaacaaaaaaagttttatttttaaaagtgacAAGTACTGCAGATTTCATATGTTAATATTTATTTAGAAATTTGAGACAGgtgtttttcaacatttttcaaAAATGATAGAgtcagttaatgtgtttaaatcttTTACACAGTATTCTGTTATCTAGAACATTCAAGTAGCCATAGTTGTCATGCCATCACTTAATGTGCAACATCGCCTCCTAGTGTTTTCCGACTAGCATCATCATTCCGGTCACGGGCACTGCTCTCATTCGCTGAGAATTACTAACGAAAAAtgaagaatctggatctggagcaCACCAACATGTAATCAGTAGCAATAGAAATGAAACtaacagtggcggctccagaggatTTTTTCTTGGTGGGGCTTTATGGGGATGTAATTATATAGTGGTGAGTAAACGTAGAAATATAACGTAAATGTCAAGTGTTTACTACACATATGTATTGTTGCATCACACAGCAATTCTTGATTAAAAATTGTGACAATGATCCCTCTGACAAGACATATTTGCGAATTTGCAAGCTTACAGCCAGAACAATCGAAAAAGCCTCATGAGCCCCATTCTAGAACAGCCTATACACTGTAATCATTTGAATAAAAATGCCACTGAACAGTTAAAAGTCTTGTTACTTACTTCAGGTCTAAACTCTAAAGTTTCACATCATTAGAGACAGTTTAGAAGTTACATGGATTTTAGTCAACATTTTTAGTACAATAGCACATACTGCATGAGACCTTGAACAGTGACTAAAATGCCTGCTAATAATGCTATTTATGTACTTATTCACATACATACTGACCGATAGCCGACTCTCCGTGTGTAATGCAGGCAGTTTTTAGTGACGTGTGACTGGAAGTGGACAGAGCGACAGCTGGCACCGCACTCAGGGCAAATGTATGGTGACTTGTGCTGATGAATTCGCTGGTGTGACAAAAAGCTGCACTGATTCGGAAGAAGCATTTGGCAGATAGTACATGTTTGCTACAACAGGGAAAGAAAAGAGGAATTTTAATACTAAACATGTTCAAGCTTTCAATCACCCAAGTTACAATGAGTTTCACACCTACAGAGGTTTCACACCTGCAGATACACAACCAATGTAAATATACCTGGGAGAGCGAAGGTGCGTATGAGTGGTGCGTATGAGTGTACCAcaaacgtacagtcatgaaatgacatgaacgagaagcagggcgctcttatcatgatcacatctgctggcagtgtgtccagccggccctgcaCGCGTGTCCTgctgacacacgtgtcttgtggacggcgcgacgcaggacagacaccgcgtcatgtggaacacagctcacgtgcgtgacgtgacagtcagatagCCCGCTGCGGGTTATGATCTGactgtccatttcacctggggggcagcctgtcaatgtgcgggcCGTGCGCACACTCGCCTCAGCCcactgcaacagcgatatatgtttttatgtatatccacgtgaggacagcaagcagacactcgtgcgtcacagtgggcagctgTTAGgtaatgtccgtccaaacacggttcGTGTTTCCCAGTCGTGACGTCCAGAATCACAGATCTCCACAACCACTCCTGTTGGTGGACAGactccctgtcagttcagcgtacacaccaacatgtcactgtgtctgtttgcaaagccacactcgtggggcccttagacaaatttcacatccagctccacagtgatcatctgctgttgTCGTATTaatagtgtgactggccacacattttctaagtgccatgcaaccggtgttagatgttcatgcgtgtcgcctggaatttgtccgacacctgccacgagagggttcgatgggctctcacagcgcacactctgtctttcagcctctgatgtgcgcaaatagttgtagcaacaggtgtacgaggcgttggagacagctacgattttacatgtattgcatacgattcctgcttcatgtgcacttcatgcgcaattcgaccaaattcgcactatgtgtgaaggggtccttaatcTGGAATGAAACAATAGACAGAACATGTGATTGGGGATAGTGCCTAAAGTTTTCATCAAATCTACAAATTAGTTACAGTGACTTCAAACACACCTTTAGTGTATTTAGAAACCTGTTTGAAACatttttcagaagaccataaccgcatgcaaaataaaaaataatgatatAATGCATGGTTGGGGATAGTGCCAAAATGTCTGCACAGTTCTGTAAATTAGTTACATAAACTCAACATACCACTCTTATTTAGTATTTAGAAACCTATTTTGAACATTATTCCAGAGTAcatatcaaaaggaagacatcacaAGCTGTGCTAAATGAAACCTCAGTATGTCACTGAATGATTCAAAACAAATTCTTCAAAATGTGCCAGAGGATATGGGGTTGAAACAGTGAAACACAATTGAATAACCTGGGATCACACTGttttttgaatttcatatttaaaggctaaaGTCAGTGCGGGGTTGGTTAGCATGTATGCTACTTGTAGAACCAAAGTGAACATAACTACTGTATTCAATGTCTTGCaataaaaatgtttgaaaaacaCAACTACCATGTCTTTGCAGAAATAAGCCCTCATTATGTGATAGTACAAATGAAGACTGTTTTTCATGACTAACACATTTAACTAACCTTAAATTTGTAGTGTCTTTAAATTGCACTTTTGACTTTTGTGTTTTATACAAATCAATATAAACAGCAGTAGTCAGACTTGTCTTCTATTCAAACTGCTGTACATTTCATTGAACCACAATAAGTCGTTTTTCACACCGTGCACACACACTTGTACCCCACCTGTCCactggtctctggtgcctgttgataGTGCATGGCCAGAGAGCTGTCATCCTGAAATATTTCATTACACTCCAAGCACTTGAGGCTGTGCCTGCAAAGCTTCGATGCATCATCCTCCAAGGGCATGGCTGCCACGAGAGGAGTGCTGCCCGGCACTGATATCACTGCAGCTTGTGAACCTCCACCAGACACTTTCCCTTGGTTTTGACCTGTGGCTGCACGTGTTTGGGAGACAGAGGTGGTACTAGTGCAGCTGAGCGAGCTTATCGGGGGTGTTGTGGTTATCATCTGATCTGCAGGGATGGGTTTCAGGATTAGGTGTGAACACTGCATGACCACCCCCTTGTCCTTGTGGCCCCTGGCATGAGTCAAGAGGCTGCATTTGTTGTAGAACACAAGATTTTCGGCGCAGTGATTGCAGGTGACCTCGATGCGCACGCTGCGACGTTCATAGTGGTGAGTTAGGCTTTTCTCAAGTGCAAAGGAATCTCCACATTCTAAACACTTGTAGCCACGAGAAGGTAAGGAGATACACGCTGAGGTTGGAGGGGAGAGATTGGGTACGTACACagggactggatttatgctgcttAGTATTTTATTAAAAGCATCCACCACAGAACTTTGAGAGCTGCCAAACACCTGAACTTTGGAGACTTTCTTTGAGGTCTGACCAGGAAGACCTGTGTGATGTTTGACTTGCTGCTGTGGTTGTTGATGCAGAGACAGTTTTGTAGACGATCGGACCTGTTGGAGTTCACAGGTAGCAGAGGAGACTGTCTGAGGCAGTAGATTAATGTTACTAATGTGGATTGTCTTTGGCACGAGTTTGGCATTAGCCAGACTGGAGGCAGACACCATTACAGTTTGTTGTTGGATGGCATTAGCGGCTTTCAGGATGGCACTGCTGGCACTCTGCACTGAGGCAGCAGGGATGACTGTTGCTTTGACGGTGGTGTTGTTAGCTAGCTTCAGGTTGATGACTTGAGAACCTGCTGTCTTGACAGCTGAGACGGGCAGAAAGGCTGTCGCCACAGGTTTGATGGTCATCTGCTTTGTAATTTCCAATGAAGAACCTCCAGTGGTGGCTACCAGTGCGGTTGGCAGAGAGGGTCTTGTGGGAGACGATAATACCGGATTGGAGGTAGGAGAAGAAAGCATGGATGAAGCCATAACAGATGGATTATTAGGATGCTCTGCTTTTTTCAGGCGTTCGGCCTCAAACGATGGTACAACTCTGGTGACTGTGCGTTTAATGTGGCCTGATGAGGTCTTGATTGTTTTAATACGGACCTTTGGGATGACTGGAGTGGTGTCGGTGCTTGAGATGGGTGATCCTTTGCTGCTTCCCTCACTGGTGACACTAGATGGACTATCTGGTTTTGTTGGTAGCTTCTTTGCAGACTCCAGTGTTGGCTCTTGTTTGTGAGACTTCTCTGGAGCATTGGGATTTTCACTGTCCTTCGGCTGAGGACTGTCATGCACAGATTCATTCGGTGTTAAAGAAGAATCTGAGAGCCCACAGTCTGCAGTGTTAGCTTTTCTGGAACTGAGGGATGCTATTGCTGTTGTACAAGAGGGGAGCTTCATGGAGGACTTTGCTTTGATGTGTCTTACAGATGTCGACACATTACTAAGCCCTGATGGCTCTCCAAGGTTGGTGTCCTCTTGTCTGTGAGCCTTGACAACAGTTAATTTGGATTCCTTCTCAGGGGTCCTTGTTTGAGGAGTAAGACTGAACTTGGAACCTACCAGAGTGTCACTGTTGTTGTTTTGATCAGGTTTTAGGTTTCCATTTACTTTGGACTTTGAAACATTGTCCACTGAAACAAGAGATTTCGGATTTTGTGCCTCTGTTTTTGTAGCAGGTCTAAAGAATGACTGACCACCCTGCTTATCCAAAGGGTCATCTACTTCAAtcttttcatcatcatcaaactcTTCAGCACTGGAGATGGGGCTGAACTGATTGAATGTAGATGCTGATTTGTCAGCTGGGTGGCCTTCCTTTCTTGGTGCTTTCCAACCATTCTTGGTGTAATGATTACTAGATGGCATGACTGGAAGAATTCCATTATGAAGTCCATTATCCAAACTGCCTGCAGGGTGGCGAGGATTGTTCTTTTCTGATATGGTTCCACCATGCTCAATATTATCTGTGTTTCGGGTATTCTTGACAATGACACTAACGGCAACATCGTGTCCTGTTGAGGCATTGTGAGCCTCATCTTCATTCGAAGTCACCTCAATGCTGGCTTGTTTGAGATGGATCTCATGTTCATCATGGTGGCCAGATTCAATAGCAGTTTTTGGATCCACCATGTCGGGGATATCGAAGGCTGCCAGCAGGTCGTCAAAATCTGGCGTCTTCATATCGCTCATGGTCTTGGTCCGATTCTGATGAGACCACCTTAGAAATAGAACAAATAGAAGAATAAGGAGTAATGTAAGCGCTTTAGCAGTGTGTATTTCTATCTCCATATTAATGTATTAAGAAGCGATACTAACTACAAGTAGTCATATGATGAGTTACTGTACTTTTCAAAATACTAAGCGTCCATATAATTTCACTATTTCTACAATGATAAAACAGAGCAGAGATAATAAATTAACAATATCATTCTCATGGCGCAAATAAAGGCTATTACAAAGGCCACGTTTgcttctgtctgtttgtttggccacagcaatatcttcaaaacacaaagagcAATTTCAATCAAACATGGTGGGTAAACTCAGTGGACTGGCCTCTCACAATACAGTTCATATTAAGgtctaaggtcaaggtcaaattatAGGTCACTGTCTAAAATACATTGATGACCATATCTCAGGAATTAAATTAGAATGAATTATTGAattaatgaattatgaattattattattattgaaattATTGAAATGTGGTTTTCTACATGGATGTCTGTTCTCTTGGTCCCAACAAATGCTTCGACACATGAtgatgaagtaaaaaaaatagcTGGCAGAAGCAAGGCAGTACAATAATGTGGATGCCGTGTTAGATCTGCCACATGCCGTTTATATTTAATATTTCCAAAATGAAGGGCAGCTGAAAATTATAGAGCCTTTGACCCCCCCTGGATGGGGCATCAGTCCATTGCAAGTCtggtacccatttgcagctgggatgactgggacaatacagattgttttatccaaggacacagacaggaaacATGTTGAGGTATCAAGTCCAAGTCCACATATAGGTAACTCAACTCCTATATAAATTATTTTCTGGCCAAGATTAAGTAGTTTACAAATGGAAAATAGTAAAAGTCACATGGATGGAGTTTCATCTTTTCAATCAGTGACATTGAATAAACAATTTACTGGTTGCTCTCAGAAGCCACAGCACCATGAAGGGAATGCCTGCTCACATGCAGACAAATTCTCATAAcgttaataataactcataacgtTTAGTTGTTTTTGTCTTGGTCGATTTTACAGACATGTTAAATAAAAGCATGCGAAAAACAATATGAGGAATGTTGGAAACAATGTTCAGTGCCATGTGCTGGAGAAAATTTAGCTAACATCATGCCAGATGCCATATTGACACCCACAGTGGGAGTGAGCATatagagtgcatctggaaagtgttcacagagcttctttttttccacattttgttatgttatagtcttattccaaaatggagtaaattctttttttcctttgaatttctactcacaacaccccataatgacaacatcatttttttggcaaatttattaaaaataaaaaagtaagaattcacatgtacaacaagtattcacatcctttgctcaatactttgttgatgcacctttggcagcaattacagcctcaagtcttcttgaacatgatgccaacagctttgggcagttttgttcattcctctttgcagcacctctcaagctccatcaggctggatggggagcatctgtgcacagccattttcagatctctccagcgatgttcaatcagattcaggtgtgggctctgcctgggccactcaaggacattcacagagttgtcctgaagccactcctttgatatcttggctgtgttcttagggtcattgtcctgctgaaagatgacccgttgccccagtctgaggtcaagagcgctctggagcaggttttcatccaggatgtctctgtgcattgctgcattcatctttccctcaatcctgactagtctcccagttcctgctggtgaaaaacatccccacagcatgatgatgccaccaccatgcttcactgcagggatggtgcctggtttcctccaaacatgaagcctggcattcacaccaaagagttcaatctttgtctcatcagaccagagaattttgattttcatggactgagagtccttcaggtgccttttggcaaactcgagGTGGGCTgccttgtgccttttactaagaagtggcttccatctggccactctaccatacaggcctgattggtggactgctacagagatggttgttcttctggaaggttctcctctctccagagaggaatgctggagctctgacggagtgaccatcgggctctctgtcacctccctgactaaggcccttctccccctatggctcagtttagacggctggccagctctaggaagagtcctggtggatctgaacttcttccatttatggatgatggagaccactgtgctcattgggaccttcaaagcagcagaaatgcttctctacccttccccagatttgtgccttgagacaatcctgtctcggaggtctacagacaattcctttgtcttcatacttggtttgtgctctgccatgcactgtcaactgtgggaccttatacgaggtctgtgataaaagcaacggaccttatttttttttcaaaaaccatatggatttgaatcacgtgtgattacatcagacatgcttgaaccctcgtgggcatgcaagagttttttcacgcctgtcggttacgtcattcgcctgtgggcagtctttgagtgaggagtcgcccaccctctcgtcgattttgtcattgtttatgaatggctcagagactgctgctttgtttgataaaaattttttcaaaaactgtaaggcacaactgagtggacaccattcgataaagtcagctggttttcggtaaaaattttaacagctgatgagatattttggtctggtagtgtcggcccacggcgcctgacggcgatctgcgcttcgaggcggcagcgtctcgcggtttcaagttgaaaacttccacatttcaggctctgttgacccagtaagtcgtcagagaacagagaactttcagaagaagtcggtatgaggagtttattcagacattccattgttaacggacattttgtaatgaacgaacgtgcgggcagagtcgcatgtcgggctggacctgaccgcggggggtcgcgacaggaaaaaacacctccgttggaaaccttaacgggcaagttggaacatgcccaagctg is a window of Thalassophryne amazonica chromosome 17, fThaAma1.1, whole genome shotgun sequence DNA encoding:
- the LOC117530063 gene encoding LOW QUALITY PROTEIN: zinc finger protein 532-like (The sequence of the model RefSeq protein was modified relative to this genomic sequence to represent the inferred CDS: deleted 2 bases in 2 codons) yields the protein MSDMKTPDFDDLLAAFDIPDMVDPKTAIESGHHDEHEIHLKQASIEVTSNEDEAHNASTGHDVAVSVIVKNTRNTDNIEHGGTISEKNNPRHPAGSLDNGLHNGILPVMPSSNHYTKNGWKAPRKEGHPADKSASTFNQFSPISSAEEFDDDEKIEVDDPLDKQGGQSFFRPATKTEAQNPKSLVSVDNVSKSKVNGNLKPDQNNNSDTLVGSKFSLTPQTRTPEKESKLTVVKAHRQEDTNLGEPSGLSNVSTSVRHIKAKSSMKLPSCTTAIASLSSRKANTADCGLSDSSLTPNESVHDSPQPKDSENPNAPEKSHKQEPTLESAKKLPTKPDSPSSVTSEGSSKGSPISSTDTTPVIPKVRIKTIKTSSGHIKRTVTRVVPSFEAERLKKAEHPNNPSVMASSMLSSPTSNPVLSSPTRPSLPTALVATTGGSSLEITKQMTIKPVATAFLPVSAVKTAGSQVINLKLANNTTVKATVIPAASVQSASSAILKAANAIQQQTVMVSASSLANAKLVPKTIHISNINLLPQTVSSATCELQQVRSSTKLSLHQQPQQQVKHHTGLPGQTSKKVSKVQVFGSSQSSVVDAFNKILSSINPVPVYVPNLSPPTSACISLPSRGYKCLECGDSFALEKSLTHHYERRSVRIEVTCNHCAENLVFYNKCSLLTHARGHKDKGVVMQCSHLILKPIPADQMITTTPPISSLSCTSTTSVSQTRAATGQNQGKVSGGGSQAAVISVPGSTPLVAAMPLEDDASKLCRHSLKCLECNEIFQDDSSLAMHYQQAPETSGQQTCTICQMLLPNQCSFLSHQRIHQHKSPYICPECGASCRSVHFQSHVTKNCLHYTRRVGYRCIHCSVIFADVATLKSHVQSTHCEIFYKCPICPMAFKSAPGAHSHAYTQHPGVKAGEPKVIYKCSMCDTVFTPQSLLYTHFDQHVINHKVSVFKCPDCAMYYAQKQLMLDHIKDANLLLL